The genomic region AAGATAAGGCTGCTTGGCGTCTGTGTAGCCAAGGATGAAGTAAGCGTAAGCTACCTGAGGATCGGCATTTATGAGTGAAATTTTATCTTTTAGCCTCTCTTTGCTAGCTTGCAGGCTAAGTGAGGGATCAAGCTTAAAGTAGATGTTAAACTCCGACTTATCCTCGCTTGGCATGAAGTCACCGCCTACAAATTTAGCCAGAGTAAACGAGCAAACAACGACCACAAACGTTATGGCTAAAAATACGAGCTTAAATTTAAGTGCTAAAGCTAAAATTTTCTCGTAGCCATTTTCAAGCGCCTCAAAAAATGGCTCGCTTTTTAGAAAAAAGCCACTTTGTTTGGCATTTACAAACCTAGCACTAAGCGTTGGCACAAGAAATATGCTCACAAAAAACGAGATGACGATGCCAGCTGCCACGCTCATCGCAAAGGAGTTAAAGTACTTGCCAACGATGCCGCTCATAAAGGCTATTGGCACGAAGACGCAAAGCAGCACGAGCGAGATCGCAAAGACGCTAAATGCTATCTCTTTTATACCTGCAAAGCTTGCTTTTAGGGCGTTTGGCTCATCTTTTAGCTTGCTAGCGATATTTTCAGTGACAACTATCGCATCGTCGATGAAAATTCCGATACCAAGGGTCAGCGCTATGAGGCTTAGGCGGTTTATGTCGTAGCCTAGGGCATTTATGATGAAAAATGTCGCTACGATGCTAGTTGGTATCGCTATGACTGAGATGATGGTGATCGAGAAATTTCTTAAAAATAGATATACGATCACGATGGTCAGCAAGACGCCAAGGATCATATCAAAGGCGGTTTGATCGATGTGCTTTTGTATCACTTCGCTCTTATCGTAGGCTATTTTTACGTCATATTCGCTGCCAAGCAGGCTTTTAAACTGCTCCAGCTTTGCTTTAGCTATAGCGATCACGGTTAGAGCGTTTGCGTCTGGAGCTAGCTCAAGACCAAGCAAGACGCCACTTTTTTTATCCATTATCGCTGCTTCATTTGCATCTTTGTAAGCAAGATCAACACTTGCGATATCTTTTAAAAAGACCCCTTGCTTGATCGTTAAATTTCTTATCTCATCTATGCTTTTGGCGCTAAAATTTGACTTGATCGCCATTTGGATCTGCTCATTTTCTATCTTGCCAAGTGGCGCTTTTAAATTTTCAACCTTTATCAAATTTGCCACTTCATTTGCGCTAAGAGCGTTTTTATCAAGCTTAAATCTATCTAGTAAAATTTTCACCGCTGGCTCCAAAAAGCCATTTGTCTTGACCTTTGAAACGCCGCTAATGCGCTCCAAAAACGGCTTTGCCACGTCATCGATCTCTTGCATTAGCTTAGTTTCATTGCCATCAAGCCTTGTGATAAAGAGACTAAAGACAGAAGATGAGAGACCATTTAGCTTTTCTATCTCGTAGTTTGCATTTAGCTTAGCTTTTTGCATCTTGTCGCGGACGTCATTTGTAGCGCTCTCTAGGTCTTTGTTTAGCTCAAATTCGATGCTGACTACGCTTAGGTTGTCAAAGCTAGTTGAGTAAAGCTTTTTTATCCCCTCGATGCTTGAGACCTCGTCCTCGATCTTTTGCGTGATCTTTGTCTTGATGTAGTTCATATCGCCATTTGCGTAGGTCGTGATCTTAACGATTGGGATATTTACTTGCGGGTATAAATTTACGTTCATTGTCTTTAGCGAGTAGATGCCAAAGACAACGAGGCTTAAAAATATCATAAGCGTAGTTATTGGGCGGTTGATGGCTGTTTTTATCATTTATTTTCGCCGATTATCACTTTTCCTTGACCAAACATGCCTGGCTTTAGCCCGCTATCATAAGCCTGGGCGTAAAATTTCCTAGTATCTCGCTTAATTTCTGGGTAAATTAGCGCGATTTTTACCTCTTTTTCTTCACTTATTGCGTCAAGTTTAAATTTAAATGTATCACCAACTTTTACCAAATCTACATATTTTTCGTCGATTGCTATTAAAATTTTTGCTTCGTTTGAGTTTAAAACAAAAGCTGGACTAAGCGGCGAAACTCCCTCTCCAAGCTCAATATTTTTACTAGCGATAACGCCATCAAATGGAGCCTTTAAAACAGCTTTTTTAAGGCGATCTTGCGCATTTAAAATGGCAATTTGAGCACTTTGAACCCGAAGTATCGCTTCATCAAATTTATACTTTACCTCGTCAAATTCTTGTTTTGAAGTGACATCTCTTACTTGAGTAAATTTACTTAAAGTATTTTTTGCAAATTCACTAGCATTTTTTGCCAGCTCAAGATCATTTTTTGCCTTTTTTAGAGCGATTTCTAAGCTACTTTGATCAAGAATAGCTAAAGCGTCACCCTTTTTAACATGACTTGAAACATCTACAAAAATTTTATCCACCTTGCCACTGCTTTCAAATGCAAGCTTTGAGCTTTGCTTAGCATAGACTTCAAAATCAGCAAAAATTTCCTCACTAGCAAATGAAAAAATGCCAAGTATCATTAAAATTATCAGCTTTTTCAATCTCTAATCCTCTCTAAAATCGGCTCGCCATTCTCAAAAAAGAACTCTGCTTTTTTGATTTCAAGCTCATCTTTCGCCCCTTCAAAAAGGCTAATGGCATCAAATTTTTGAGAAAGCGCCTCAAGCAGGTCGCTATATCCCAAAAGCCCAGAGTTATACTTCTCATAGCTAGCTTTTAATGCCAAATCGCTTGCTTTTACATATTCGTTTAGTGAAGCGATTTTTGAAGTAAGCACCACAATTTCACTTTGCAAATTTTTAAGCTTTGTCTCGTTTTCACGCTTTTTATACTCTAAATTTAGCCTCGCTTCATCAAGCGCGATCTTACTTGCTTGGCTCATCTTGCTAGTGGCAAAAAAGTCAAAAATTTTCCACCTAAAGCTAACGCCAAATTTATTGCCGTGCGTGTCCTCTTTTAGATATTTATCAAGATATGGGCGATAAGCGCTATACTTGCCAAGGTCGATGTCGTAGTTGTTTTTGTAAAATCCATAGGTGTCATAGAGCATGATTTGGGGCAAAAAGCCAGCTCTTGTCTCGCTAAGCTT from Campylobacter concisus ATCC 51562 harbors:
- a CDS encoding efflux RND transporter permease subunit, producing MIKTAINRPITTLMIFLSLVVFGIYSLKTMNVNLYPQVNIPIVKITTYANGDMNYIKTKITQKIEDEVSSIEGIKKLYSTSFDNLSVVSIEFELNKDLESATNDVRDKMQKAKLNANYEIEKLNGLSSSVFSLFITRLDGNETKLMQEIDDVAKPFLERISGVSKVKTNGFLEPAVKILLDRFKLDKNALSANEVANLIKVENLKAPLGKIENEQIQMAIKSNFSAKSIDEIRNLTIKQGVFLKDIASVDLAYKDANEAAIMDKKSGVLLGLELAPDANALTVIAIAKAKLEQFKSLLGSEYDVKIAYDKSEVIQKHIDQTAFDMILGVLLTIVIVYLFLRNFSITIISVIAIPTSIVATFFIINALGYDINRLSLIALTLGIGIFIDDAIVVTENIASKLKDEPNALKASFAGIKEIAFSVFAISLVLLCVFVPIAFMSGIVGKYFNSFAMSVAAGIVISFFVSIFLVPTLSARFVNAKQSGFFLKSEPFFEALENGYEKILALALKFKLVFLAITFVVVVCSFTLAKFVGGDFMPSEDKSEFNIYFKLDPSLSLQASKERLKDKISLINADPQVAYAYFILGYTDAKQPYLVKSYVRLKELKDRANHERQNAIMQSFRDRLKSDDMSVIVADLPVVEGGDVQPVKLTITSENGKELEKFVPKISKMLKEINDATDVNSPEEDLLKRVQISIDEDKAKRLNLDKASVASAVYSAFSQNEVSVFENENGKEYELYMRLDDKFRSDTNDILKTKIRSNEGFFVTLGDVATISFEQKPASISRFNRADEIKFLANTKNNAPLNSVANEISKKLDEILPANFKYKFLGFVELMDDTNASFIFTVSASAVLIYMVLAALYESFLLPFLIMLAMPLAFCGVVIGLFISGNPFSLFVMVGVILLFGMVGKNAILVVDFANHFANSGMEANEAVKMAAKKRLRAVLMTTFAMIFAMLPLALSRGAGYEANSPMAISIIFGLISSTLLSLLVVPVLFAWVYNLDKFIRKFYERERI
- a CDS encoding efflux RND transporter periplasmic adaptor subunit gives rise to the protein MKKLIILMILGIFSFASEEIFADFEVYAKQSSKLAFESSGKVDKIFVDVSSHVKKGDALAILDQSSLEIALKKAKNDLELAKNASEFAKNTLSKFTQVRDVTSKQEFDEVKYKFDEAILRVQSAQIAILNAQDRLKKAVLKAPFDGVIASKNIELGEGVSPLSPAFVLNSNEAKILIAIDEKYVDLVKVGDTFKFKLDAISEEKEVKIALIYPEIKRDTRKFYAQAYDSGLKPGMFGQGKVIIGENK